A region from the Pseudomonas promysalinigenes genome encodes:
- a CDS encoding MFS transporter: protein MSARLLAMALAPLLGLFIIALGNGFMSSLTTLRLDAAGESATTIGIVSSTYFIGLTLGAIFNDRLILRIGHIRAYTSFASLIAATILLQGLFYDTTWWSVLRLINGWAAVGVFLVIESWLLLAGDAKIRGRLLALYMIAFYGAGVIAQAGLGEITQLGESAPFMLAGMLAALSVLPIVILPRVSPLLDQVEPLKPRQLLGVAPSGLVGCFGSGVVIAGIYALLPLYLQRIGLDVGEVGNMMAWVILGAMLLQYPVGRWSDRKDRQDVLIALAALCMVLSLVTVFLPSHSALLPAMLFLLGGGVFALYPVAVSHAADRAPSDALVPMIQGLLLINSLGSAMAPLAISPAMTEYGEVGLFWAFAVVNLGMVCFFLWRRGKRPAAEHPAPFTASTTFSPTGAELRVTEDLMHAAQEHPPLQPAQASETAAQPDAR, encoded by the coding sequence ATGTCTGCGCGTTTGCTGGCCATGGCGCTGGCGCCCTTGCTCGGGCTGTTCATCATTGCCCTGGGCAACGGCTTTATGTCTTCCCTTACCACCCTGCGCCTGGACGCTGCCGGCGAATCGGCAACGACCATCGGTATCGTCTCGTCGACCTACTTCATCGGCCTGACCCTGGGCGCCATCTTCAACGATCGGTTGATCCTGCGTATTGGCCATATCCGTGCCTACACCAGCTTTGCCTCGCTGATCGCTGCAACCATTTTGCTGCAAGGTCTGTTCTACGACACCACCTGGTGGTCGGTACTGCGCCTGATCAACGGCTGGGCGGCAGTGGGCGTTTTCCTGGTGATCGAAAGCTGGTTGCTGCTGGCCGGTGACGCGAAGATCCGTGGGCGCCTACTGGCGCTGTACATGATCGCGTTTTACGGCGCAGGTGTGATCGCCCAGGCAGGCCTTGGCGAAATCACCCAGTTGGGCGAAAGTGCCCCGTTCATGCTCGCCGGCATGCTGGCGGCGCTGTCGGTGCTGCCGATCGTGATTCTGCCGCGGGTATCGCCGCTGCTGGACCAGGTCGAGCCGCTCAAGCCTCGGCAACTGCTGGGCGTGGCACCCTCGGGGCTGGTAGGCTGCTTCGGCTCGGGTGTGGTGATTGCCGGCATCTACGCGCTGTTGCCGCTGTACTTACAGCGCATCGGCCTGGATGTTGGCGAGGTCGGCAACATGATGGCCTGGGTGATCCTTGGCGCCATGCTGCTGCAATATCCGGTGGGGCGCTGGTCCGACCGTAAGGACCGCCAGGATGTTCTGATCGCCTTGGCCGCGCTTTGCATGGTGCTGTCGTTGGTGACGGTGTTCCTGCCTTCGCATTCTGCGCTGCTGCCGGCGATGCTGTTCCTGCTCGGGGGCGGTGTGTTCGCCCTGTACCCTGTGGCGGTCAGCCATGCAGCCGACCGAGCGCCGTCCGATGCGCTGGTGCCGATGATCCAAGGGTTGCTGCTGATCAACTCACTGGGCTCGGCAATGGCGCCGTTGGCCATTTCGCCGGCCATGACTGAGTATGGCGAGGTAGGGCTGTTCTGGGCCTTTGCCGTGGTCAACCTGGGCATGGTGTGTTTCTTCCTCTGGCGGCGTGGTAAGCGGCCGGCCGCTGAGCACCCTGCGCCGTTCACAGCTTCGACCACCTTCTCACCGACCGGTGCCGAATTGCGGGTGACCGAAGACCTGATGCATGCGGCGCAGGAGCACCCACCGCTTCAGCCTGCACAGGCCAGTGAAACGGCAGCGCAGCCAGACGCCAGGTAG